A genomic region of Micromonospora sp. NBC_01796 contains the following coding sequences:
- a CDS encoding PadR family transcriptional regulator, with product MADSGINPTAAALLGLLHEGPMTGGQLMAAAERRLAPYWSMTRSQVYRELPVLADQGLVRLGKPGPRSSQPYAITAAGKRTFSRWLTDVPGRDTVRNPTALRVAFGEQHSANQLRNLYSGANEYHTEALAMAREQAKDAKKAGDSYGAAALEFAVQYHKAALSWLKTAPAS from the coding sequence ATGGCGGATTCAGGAATCAACCCAACGGCAGCAGCTCTACTGGGGCTGCTCCACGAAGGACCAATGACCGGCGGCCAGTTGATGGCCGCCGCCGAGCGGCGACTCGCACCGTACTGGTCGATGACCCGGAGCCAGGTCTACCGGGAACTCCCGGTGCTGGCCGACCAGGGTCTGGTCCGGCTCGGCAAGCCCGGCCCGCGCTCCAGCCAGCCGTACGCGATCACGGCGGCCGGAAAGCGGACATTCTCCCGCTGGCTGACCGACGTGCCGGGGCGCGACACGGTGCGCAACCCGACCGCACTGCGGGTCGCCTTCGGCGAGCAGCACTCGGCGAACCAGCTGCGCAACCTCTACAGCGGGGCGAACGAGTACCACACCGAGGCCCTCGCGATGGCCCGTGAGCAGGCCAAGGACGCCAAGAAGGCCGGTGACTCGTACGGCGCCGCGGCGCTCGAGTTCGCCGTCCAGTACCACAAGGCGGCGCTCTCCTGGCTGAAGACGGCACCGGCCAGTTGA
- the pruA gene encoding L-glutamate gamma-semialdehyde dehydrogenase, giving the protein MDAVLSVPEPRNEPVRDYAPGSAERDSLQRRLGELAAERLDLPMTVGGRQRMAAGAAIDVVQPHRHQHVLGVTHNATNADAQAAVTAAKEAAPMWRGLSFADRAAVFLRAADLLAGPWRDTLNAATMLGQSKTAIQAEIDAACELIDFLRFNVHFARKLLAEQPNSSAGVWNQFDHRPLEGFVYAVTPFNFTAIAANLPAAPALLGNTVVWKPAPTQQFAAHFTMQLFEAAGLPPGVINMVTGHGVEVSEVVLADPDLAGIHFTGSTKVFQQLWRTVGENLGGYRGYPRLVGETGGKDFVIAHSSADVDALHTALVRGAYEYQGQKCSAASRAYVPRSLWEGGLRDRLAATVESLKYGDVTDFSNFGGAVIDARAFARHATALDMIKNADSCRVLAGGTADDSVGYFVRPTLLECDDPGHEVFTTEYFGPILGVHVFDDARFEDVVAQAESVAPYALTGSIFATDRRVLDWASGALRYAAGNFYLNDKPTGAVVGQQPFGGARASGTNDKAGSWHNLARWISPRTIKETFVPATDHRYPHMG; this is encoded by the coding sequence ATGGACGCCGTACTTTCCGTACCCGAGCCGCGTAACGAGCCGGTTCGCGACTACGCGCCGGGGAGCGCCGAGCGGGACAGCCTGCAGCGGCGGCTCGGCGAACTGGCCGCGGAGCGGCTGGACCTGCCGATGACGGTCGGCGGTCGGCAACGGATGGCTGCGGGCGCCGCGATCGACGTCGTACAGCCGCACCGGCACCAGCATGTGCTGGGGGTCACCCACAACGCAACCAACGCGGATGCTCAGGCGGCGGTGACGGCCGCCAAGGAAGCTGCCCCGATGTGGCGCGGTTTGTCCTTTGCCGACCGGGCCGCGGTGTTCCTCCGGGCGGCCGACCTGCTCGCCGGACCGTGGCGGGACACCCTCAACGCCGCGACCATGCTGGGCCAGTCGAAGACGGCGATCCAGGCCGAGATCGACGCCGCCTGTGAGCTGATCGACTTCCTCCGGTTCAACGTGCACTTCGCCCGCAAGCTCCTGGCCGAGCAGCCGAACTCGTCCGCCGGGGTGTGGAACCAGTTCGACCACCGCCCGCTGGAGGGCTTCGTCTACGCGGTCACCCCGTTCAACTTCACCGCGATCGCGGCGAACCTGCCGGCCGCTCCGGCGCTGCTGGGCAACACGGTGGTCTGGAAGCCGGCGCCGACCCAGCAGTTCGCGGCCCACTTCACCATGCAGCTCTTCGAGGCGGCCGGCCTGCCGCCGGGCGTGATCAACATGGTCACCGGGCACGGCGTGGAGGTCTCCGAGGTGGTCCTCGCCGACCCGGATCTCGCCGGCATCCACTTCACCGGTTCGACCAAGGTCTTCCAGCAGCTCTGGCGGACCGTGGGGGAGAACCTGGGCGGCTACCGGGGCTACCCGCGGCTGGTCGGGGAGACCGGCGGCAAGGACTTCGTCATCGCGCACAGCAGCGCCGACGTGGACGCGCTGCACACCGCGCTGGTTCGCGGGGCGTACGAGTACCAGGGTCAGAAGTGTTCGGCGGCGTCCCGGGCGTACGTGCCCCGGTCGCTGTGGGAGGGCGGCCTGCGCGACCGGCTCGCCGCCACCGTCGAGTCACTGAAGTACGGCGACGTCACCGACTTCTCCAACTTCGGCGGCGCGGTGATCGACGCCAGGGCGTTCGCCCGGCACGCCACCGCCCTGGACATGATCAAGAATGCCGACAGCTGCCGGGTGCTCGCCGGTGGCACGGCCGACGACTCGGTCGGTTACTTCGTCCGCCCCACCCTGCTGGAGTGCGACGACCCGGGTCACGAGGTCTTCACCACCGAGTACTTCGGCCCGATCCTCGGCGTGCACGTGTTCGACGACGCCCGGTTCGAGGATGTGGTGGCACAGGCGGAGTCGGTCGCCCCGTACGCGCTGACCGGCTCGATCTTCGCCACCGACCGCCGGGTGCTGGACTGGGCGAGCGGGGCGCTGCGGTACGCGGCCGGCAACTTCTACCTCAACGACAAGCCGACCGGTGCCGTCGTCGGCCAGCAACCGTTCGGCGGCGCCCGGGCCAGCGGCACCAACGACAAGGCCGGCTCCTGGCACAACCTGGCCCGGTGGATCTCCCCCCGGACCATCAAGGAGACCTTCGTCCCCGCAACCGACCACCGTTACCCCCACATGGGCTAA
- the ftsX gene encoding permease-like cell division protein FtsX, with the protein MRVKYVLSEVLVGLWRNVTMTIAMIITMAVSLTMLGASGLMYLQVDTMKDFYYDKIEVAIFLKVDIPDDQRLGLEGELKSDPLVEEVLFESGEDAYNKFRTMFQDAPDLVNAVKPEQLPESFRVKLKNPEEYQAVYDKYKDTEGVDEIVDQRRLLDKIFNILSAVQKMGLVAASIMAIAALLLVGNTIQVAAYSKRREVAVMKLVGASNWFIQAPFVLEAVVAGLIGSLIGFGALVLGKVFLLDGSLRDLTDLLTPIEWSRVLLMLPLMAGAGCLVSAVTAWVTLRFYLRV; encoded by the coding sequence ATGCGCGTGAAATACGTCCTGTCCGAGGTATTGGTCGGACTGTGGCGCAACGTGACGATGACCATCGCGATGATCATCACGATGGCCGTGTCGTTGACGATGCTGGGTGCCAGCGGCCTGATGTACCTCCAGGTCGACACCATGAAGGACTTCTACTACGACAAGATCGAAGTCGCGATCTTCCTGAAGGTCGACATCCCGGACGATCAGCGGCTGGGCCTCGAGGGCGAGCTGAAGAGCGACCCGCTGGTGGAAGAGGTCCTCTTCGAGTCGGGTGAGGACGCGTACAACAAGTTCCGGACCATGTTCCAGGACGCGCCCGACCTGGTGAACGCGGTCAAGCCGGAGCAGCTCCCCGAGTCGTTCCGGGTGAAGCTGAAGAACCCGGAGGAGTACCAGGCCGTCTACGACAAGTACAAGGACACCGAGGGCGTCGACGAGATCGTCGACCAGCGGCGACTTCTCGACAAGATCTTCAACATCCTCAGCGCGGTGCAGAAGATGGGCCTGGTAGCCGCCTCGATCATGGCGATCGCCGCCCTCCTCCTGGTCGGTAACACGATCCAGGTCGCCGCGTACAGCAAGCGCCGCGAGGTCGCGGTCATGAAACTCGTCGGTGCGTCCAACTGGTTCATCCAGGCACCATTCGTGCTCGAGGCGGTGGTGGCCGGTCTCATCGGTTCCCTCATCGGCTTCGGCGCGCTGGTCCTGGGCAAGGTCTTCCTGCTGGACGGCTCGCTACGGGACCTGACCGACCTGCTCACCCCGATCGAGTGGAGCCGGGTGCTGCTGATGCTGCCGCTGATGGCCGGCGCCGGCTGTCTGGTCAGCGCGGTCACCGCCTGGGTCACCCTCCGCTTCTACCTGCGGGTCTAG
- the prfB gene encoding peptide chain release factor 2, with product MTAADYADQLKDLDATLRSIEAVLDVDRLRQDKVKLEEAASAPDLWDDQVKAQEVTSQLSYVNSEIERLGSLRSRLDDAYVLLELAEAEDDPGVLGEVETEIGGLGKAIQEMEVRTLLSGEYDSRQALVAIRAGAGGVDAADFAEMLLRMYLRWAERHGYPTEVYETSYAEEAGLKSATFAVKFPYAYGTLSVESGTHRLVRISPFDNQGRRQTSFAGVEVLPVTEQTDHIDIAENEIRVDVYRSSGPGGQSVNTTDSAVRITHIPTGIVVTCQNEKSQLQNKASAMRVLQSRLLERKRQEEQARLAGLKTDAAGSWGDQMRSYVLHPYQMVKDLRTEQETGNPTAVFDGELDGFIEAGIRWRKQRQLAGEVA from the coding sequence GTGACCGCTGCCGATTACGCCGACCAGCTCAAAGACCTCGATGCCACGCTACGCAGCATCGAGGCAGTCCTCGATGTCGACCGGCTGCGCCAGGACAAGGTCAAGCTCGAAGAGGCGGCCTCCGCGCCCGACCTGTGGGACGACCAGGTCAAGGCCCAGGAGGTCACCTCCCAGCTCTCGTACGTCAACAGCGAGATCGAGCGGCTGGGCAGCCTGCGCAGCCGCCTCGACGACGCCTACGTCCTGCTGGAGCTGGCCGAGGCGGAGGACGACCCCGGGGTGCTCGGCGAGGTGGAGACCGAGATCGGCGGGCTCGGCAAGGCCATCCAGGAGATGGAGGTCCGCACCCTGCTCTCCGGTGAGTACGACTCGCGTCAGGCGCTGGTCGCGATCCGGGCCGGTGCGGGCGGGGTGGACGCCGCCGACTTCGCCGAGATGCTGCTGCGCATGTACCTGCGCTGGGCGGAACGGCACGGGTACCCGACCGAGGTCTACGAGACGTCGTACGCCGAGGAGGCGGGGCTGAAGTCGGCCACCTTCGCGGTGAAGTTCCCGTACGCGTACGGCACTCTCAGTGTTGAGTCGGGCACTCACCGGCTGGTCCGGATCAGCCCGTTCGACAACCAGGGGCGGCGGCAGACGAGCTTCGCCGGTGTCGAGGTGCTACCCGTCACCGAGCAGACCGACCACATCGACATCGCGGAGAACGAGATCCGGGTCGACGTGTACCGGTCGTCCGGGCCAGGTGGACAGAGCGTGAACACGACCGACTCTGCGGTACGGATCACACACATCCCCACCGGCATCGTGGTCACCTGCCAGAACGAGAAGTCCCAACTGCAGAACAAGGCGTCCGCGATGCGGGTGCTGCAGTCGCGGCTGTTGGAGCGCAAGCGCCAGGAGGAGCAGGCCCGACTGGCCGGGCTCAAGACCGACGCGGCCGGCTCCTGGGGTGACCAGATGCGCTCCTACGTGCTGCACCCTTATCAGATGGTGAAGGATCTGCGAACTGAGCAGGAGACCGGCAATCCGACCGCGGTCTTCGACGGGGAGCTGGATGGCTTCATCGAGGCGGGAATCCGCTGGCGCAAGCAGCGTCAGCTCGCTGGCGAGGTGGCCTGA
- the ftsE gene encoding cell division ATP-binding protein FtsE — MIQLEQVTKTYPKASRPSLDDVSVSIEKGEFVFFIGPSGSGKSTIIKLLLHEVTPSKGKVVVNSRDVTGMRSWKIPNFRRSIGCVFQDFRLLPNRTAYENVAFALEVIGKTKAVARRVVPEVLELVGLGGKEHRYPHELSGGEQQRVAVARAFVNRPLILLADEPTGNLDPDTSIEIMRLLDRINRTGTTVVMVTHDSNIVNQMRRRVIEIESGRIVRDQARGVYG; from the coding sequence GTGATTCAGCTTGAGCAAGTGACGAAGACGTACCCGAAGGCGTCCCGGCCATCGCTCGACGACGTGTCGGTCTCGATCGAGAAGGGTGAGTTCGTCTTCTTCATCGGTCCCTCCGGATCCGGCAAGTCGACGATCATCAAGCTGCTGCTGCATGAGGTGACTCCCAGTAAGGGCAAGGTTGTGGTCAACAGCCGCGACGTCACCGGCATGCGCTCCTGGAAGATCCCGAACTTCCGACGCTCTATCGGCTGCGTCTTCCAGGACTTCCGGCTGCTGCCCAACCGCACCGCGTACGAGAACGTTGCCTTCGCCCTCGAGGTGATCGGCAAGACCAAGGCGGTCGCCCGCCGGGTCGTGCCCGAGGTGCTGGAACTGGTCGGCCTCGGCGGCAAGGAGCACCGCTACCCGCACGAACTGTCCGGTGGCGAGCAGCAGCGGGTGGCGGTGGCGCGGGCGTTCGTGAACCGGCCGCTGATCCTGCTGGCCGACGAGCCCACCGGAAACCTCGACCCGGACACGTCCATCGAGATCATGCGTCTGCTGGACCGGATCAACCGCACCGGTACCACGGTCGTGATGGTTACCCACGACTCCAACATCGTCAACCAGATGCGCCGCCGCGTCATCGAGATCGAGAGTGGTCGCATCGTGCGCGACCAGGCCCGTGGCGTCTACGGCTGA
- the smpB gene encoding SsrA-binding protein SmpB gives MPREKGRKVVASNRKARHDYAILDTYEAGMALTGTEVKSLRAGRASLVDAFAQERSGELFLHGMHIPEYTQGTWTNHEPRRTRKLLLNRIEINRLLGKLKESGLTLVPLSVYFNDGWAKVEIGLARGKKSYDKRQDLAKRDADREIAKAAGRRGKGMD, from the coding sequence ATGCCACGGGAGAAGGGGCGCAAGGTCGTCGCCTCCAACCGGAAGGCGCGCCACGACTACGCCATTCTTGACACGTACGAGGCGGGCATGGCGTTGACCGGCACCGAGGTCAAGTCCCTGCGCGCCGGCCGCGCCTCGCTGGTCGACGCCTTCGCCCAGGAGCGCAGCGGGGAGCTGTTCCTGCACGGGATGCACATCCCGGAGTACACCCAGGGCACCTGGACCAACCACGAGCCCCGCCGTACCCGCAAGCTGCTGCTCAACCGGATCGAGATCAACCGGCTGCTCGGCAAGCTGAAGGAGAGCGGCCTGACCCTGGTCCCGCTCTCGGTCTACTTCAACGACGGCTGGGCGAAGGTGGAGATCGGTCTCGCCCGGGGTAAGAAGTCGTACGACAAGCGCCAGGACCTGGCCAAGCGGGACGCCGACCGGGAGATCGCCAAGGCGGCCGGCCGGCGCGGCAAGGGCATGGACTGA